ATTTCTGATACTGTGCAGAATCTGGATATTCCTGATTTTTAACTTTGTATGGATAAAAATAATCGTCCATATGAACACCATCAACATCATAATTTTTCACAACTTCAACAATACTGTCTACAACATAATCATTAACTTCAGGAATTCCTGGATTTAAGTATAACTGCCCACCGTAAGACACTGTCCATTCAGGTTTTTTACGCCCAATATTGTCTTTTGACAATCTGTCCCTTGAACTTGATGTAGAAAGTCTGTATGGATTAAACCATGCGTGAAACTCGATTCCTCTTTTGTGCGCTTCTTCCACCATGAACTTTAACGGATCGTATCCAGGATTTATTCCTTGTGTTCCTGTCAAATACTCAGACCATGGCGAATATTTAGAGGGATAAAAAGCATCAGCTGTTGGCTTGATTTGTACAAATACAGCATTCATATTCCATTTTTTTACATTGTCAAGAATTGTTAAAAATTCTCTTTTCTGCTGCTCTACACTAAGCCCTTTCTTAGATGGCCAGTCAATATTGCTTACACTTGCTACCCATACTCCTCTTAATTCACTGTTTCTTGTTACTTTCTGATTATTAACTTTTGACGCATTTTGGTTGTTTCCCATTATAATATTAGAGGCATTCAATGTCGCCGCCGTTAAAACCGTAATTGCTAATAATGATATTTTTTTTAAAATTGATTTCACCAATATCTCCTTTCTGAATGTTAAATCTTCAATATCATTTTAGTACATTTTTCCTAAATTTTCAATACATTATCCTTATTTTTTTACATTTTTTCAATTTTTCTTATTCTTCTCCCAAAGTTGCCACCATAACCGCCTTAATCGTATGCATTCTATTTTCAGCCTCATCAAATACAACCGAATTTTTACTTCTGAACACTTCATCAGTAACTTCCATTTCCTTAATTCCGTACTTCTTTTCAATTTCCTGTGCAACTTTTGTATTCAAGTCATGAAATGCAGGAAGGCAATGCATAAACAAATAGTCCTCCTTTGCGTGTTTTACAAGCTCGCTATTTACCTGATAATATGAAAGTCTATTTATTCTCTCATCCCAGACATCGTAAGATTCTCCCATAGACACCCAGACATCCGTATAAATCACATCTGCATCCTTAACTCCACCAATTCGGTCATCGGTAAATGAAACACGCCCTCCATTTTCTTCAGCCAGTTTCAAGGCAGCTTCAGCCAGTTCCTTATCTGGAAAATATTCTTTCGGAGCAGCAATTGTAAAATCCATCCCAAATTTTGCCGCGCCAATCATAAGTGAACTTGCCATATTATTTTTTCCATCTCCAAGATACGCAAACTTAATTCCCTTCAAAGTTCCCTTTTTCTCTAAAATAGTCAAAAAATCCGCTAAAACCTGTGTCGGATGAAACTCGGTCGTAAGCCCGTTCCATACAGGTACTCCAGAATGTTTGGCCAATGCTTCTACCAAATTCTGTCCATATCCACGATACTCAATTCCATCATAAAATCTTCCCAAAACTTTTGCAGTATCCTCAATCGACTCCTTATCATTCATCTGAGAAGTAGAAGGCCCAATATAAGTAACATTCGCCCCCTGATCATAAGCCGCAACCTCAAAAGCACATCTAGTCCGTGTCGAAGTCTTTTCAAAAATCAATGCAATATTTTTACCAGTCAACTTTTTCTCTTCAGTCTTATTTTTCTTATCTTCCTTCAATTTTTTTGCTAAATTCAATAAATATTGTAATTCTTCTGTTGTAAAGTCTAATAATTTTAAAAACGAACGTCCTTTTAACATGCCTTTACCTCTTTTCTTAATTTTTATTTTTTATTCTAAAATACTCATCTAACACATTTTTTTCAATTTCCTTCAATTTTTGCACATTTTCAACAATTTTTTTATTCTCTCCAACATACCGAATCAATTTCATATTTTCATCAAAATAGTACCTCTTTTCAGAAATTTTTGATTTTCTGCTGTCAAAAACTTCTCCAACTTTCATATTATCTCTTTTATACCAGTCAGCGTTCACATAATACGGAACATTATATTTTTCAGTTTTATCAAAAATAAAATAAACTTTTCCATTTTTTACGTAATACTCCGTCGTTCCTCTCCAGGTTTCACCAAAATATTCAGTTATAATTTTCTTAACAATTCCATTTTGAAAATAATATCTTATAACACCACCCTCTATACTCTGTTCATCATCTTCAATTTCCTTCACAATATAATTCTTTATAGCATTAGTGCTTTTATAATCTTTCCTAATTTGAGCAATCTTACTTTCAACATTTACATTACCAAAACTTACCAAACTTACCAAAACAGCTATTATCACACTTTTTCTAAAAATTTTCATAAAATCTCCCCTTTAAATTATAATTTTTCATTTATTCAATATAATTTTACCTCAATAACTTCTAATTTACAATATTATTTAAAAAAAATTAAATTGTTTTTAAAACTTTGTCCAAAATTAAAATTGCCTCATCAATTTCTTCCTTTCTCACATTAAATGGCGGAAAAAATCTCACAACGTTATTTCCAGCTCCAACTAACAGCAGACCACTTTCCAATGCTTTTAAAACAACATCTTTTCCCAAGACTCTGCTTTCGTCAAATTTTATTCCCAAAAGCAGACCTTTCCCACGAATTTCCTCAATAAAATTATATTTCCCCTTCAATTCTTCCAATTTTTTAAGAGAATACTTCCCTTTTTCCACAACATCCTTTTCAACCAGTTTATTGTCAATCAATTCATGCAAAACAGCATTTGCAACAGCACAGACTAGCGGATTCCCTCCATAAGTTGAACCATGATCTCCAGGCTCTAAAACATCGTTTGCCTTACCCTTTGTAAGAGATGCTCCAATTGGAACACCGCCACCAAGCGACTTTGCCACAGTGACAATATCTGGAATAATCTCAAAATTTTCATAAGCAAACAATTTTCCAGTTCTTCCCATTCCGCATTGAATTTCATCAAAAATTACAAGTGCGTTATATTTTTCACTCAGTTCCTTTATTGCCTGCATAAATTGAGGCGTTGCACTTTCCAGCCCACTTTCCCCTTGAATCGGCTCCAAAATTATGGCTGCTGTTTTCTCGCTCACTTTTGCCTTCAAATCTTTCACATCATTAAAATTACATTGTGCAACATTGGAAATCAAAGGCTCAAAAGGTTTCTGATATTTAGGCTGTCCTGTTACTGCCAATGCCCCTGTTGAACGTCCATGAAATGAATTTTTCATATAAATTATTTCAGTTTTGTCAATAATTTTATTTCCATTTTCATCATACGATAAATTATTACCGTATTTGCGAGCAATTTTTATTGCCAGTTCAATTGCTTCTGTTCCGCTGTTAGTAAAAAATACTTTCTCCATCGCACTGTTTTGTGTAAGTTTTTTTGCCAGCTCTAATTGAGGCTCGCTGTAATAAAGATTTGAAATATGTATCAATTTTTTACTTTGTTCAGTCAAAGCATTTATAATTACTGGACTTGCATGCCCCAGACAGTTTACCGATATTCCCGATACAAAATCTAAATATTCATTCCCTTCATTGTCGTAAATATATGTTCCTTTTCCTTTTTCAAATATTTTATTATAACGATTATACACATTTAATAACATTTTTCTTCATTCCCTTCTAAAATTTAATTTATTTTTTTATTAAAGTTCCAGCTCCCTCCTCTGTAAACAGCTCCAATAATAATGAATGTTCCAGCTTCCCATTTAAAATAACTACATTTTCCACACCATTTTCAATCGCATCTAGGCAAGTCGTAACTTTTGGCAGCATTCCACCACTAATAATTTCTCGTTCAATTAAATCGTTCACTTTTTTCACATCAATTTCATCAATAAGCGTCTGCTTATTATTATAATCAAGTAAAATTCCATCAACATCTGTCAAAAATACCAATCTATCTGCCTGTAATTTCCCAGCAATCGCGCCTGCCACATAATCGGCATTAATATTGTATGTCTGACCATTCTTGTCAACTCCGATAGACGAAATCACAGGAATCACATCATTTGGCTCCAGCAATTTTATTACTTCCGTATTAATTTCCTTAATTTCTCCAACAAACCCAATATCAATCTTCTCTCCATCAACTTCAGCAAACTTCTTCTCAACAAACACCATATTCCCGTCTTTTCCACTAAGTCCAGCAGCTTTTCCGCCATATTTATTAATATCCGCAACAATTCCTTTATTTACTTTCCCAGAAAGCACCATTTCCACAATCTCCACAGTTTCCTCATCAGTTACACGATTTCCATCAATAAATTTGCTCTCTTTTCCAATTTTTTGAAGCATTTCATTAATCTCAGGTCCGCCACCATGCACAATCACAGGATTTATCCCAACATATTTCATAAGAACTATATCTTGAATAAACTGCTCCCGTGCAGCAGGATTGACCATCGCACTTCCACCATATTTAATCACAATCGTTTTATTATGATACTTTTTTATAAATGGTAACGCTTTTACTAAAATTTTTGCTTTATCTAAATTTGAAATCATATTTTCCCTTTCTTTTTATCAAAATTTTCTCATTTCTTTAATTTTTTAAAAAAATTAACCATCTAAAAAAATCTAACAGACAAATAATTCTCAAAATTATAAAAATTATTAAGTATGGTACTCCGCATTTATTTTCACATAATCATAACTCAAGTCACATCCCCACGCAGTCGAAGAAAACTCTCCATCATTCAGTTCAATCAAAATTTCAACTTTCTCATTTTTCAAAATTTTAACAGCCTTTTCGTTGTCAAATTCTATTCCCATGCCATTTTTTGCAACTTGGACTCCTTTTTGTAAAGCATTAGTATCATTTCCGAGAAAAATATTTATTTTATCAACAATAAGTTCTGCTTCAGAATAACCTACAGCACAAAGGATTCTTCCCCAGTTTGGATCTTCCCCAAATACAGCCGCTTTGAAAAGGCTTGAAGTTATTACTGATTTTGCAACTTTTTGTGCGTCTTTTTTACTTTTTGCCCCAGTTACAGTAACTTCAATTAATTTTGTCGCCCCTTCCCCGTCTTTTGCAATCAGCTTTGCCAGCTCCTGATTCACAAAATAAAGCGCCTCTTTAAATTTGCTGTATCCTTCAGAATTTTCATCTACAATTTTTTTATTTTCAGAAGCCCCATTAGCAATAACACAAGCCATATCATTTGTACTTGTATCTCCGTCAACTGAAATCATATTAAATGTGCTGTCTGTGATTTCGGAAAATATTTTTTGCAGCAACGATTTTTCAATATTTACATCTGTTACTGTAAAAGCCAGCATTGTAGCCATATTTGGATGTATCATCCCAGAACCTTTTGCCATTCCCGCAACTGTTACTGTTTTTCCATCTATTTCAATTTCTGCACAAATTTGTTTTGTAAAAGTATCTGTTGTCATAATCGCTGCCGCTGCGTCATTTCCTCCATCTTTCGATATTTCTTTACAAATTTTACTAATTCCAGTTTCTATCTTTTTCATATCCAGCTGAACTCCAATAATTCCAGTAGACTGCACTAAAATCTCCTCTTTTTTGAGTCCCAGCTCATTTGCTGCAAATTCCGTCATTTTTTTAGCATTTTCAAGTCCAGTTTCTCCAGTACACGAGTTAGCATTCCCGCTATTTACAATAATCGCCTGTGTATTTCCATTTTTTATATTTTCCATATTTAAAATAATCGGAGCCGCTTTTACAAGATTTTTTGTAAACACTGCAGCCGAAACTGCCTTTTTCCCGCTATAAATCAATGCCAGGTCTTTTTTCCCGCTTTTTTTCAACTGTGCCGATATTCCTGCCGCCTTTATCCCTTTAACATTAGTAATTGTCCCATCTTTTATTATTTTCATAAAAATCACTCCTTTTAAAAATTAAATATACATTGATAAAAATTCCAGCCCCATATTTTCTTCAAGCTCAAACATAATATTCATACTTTGAACAGCTTGCCCCCCTGCACCTTTTATGAGGTTGTCAATCGCAGAAATTACAATAATATTTCCAGTTTTTGAGTCATAACGGACACCAATTTCACAAACATTGCTATTTTTCACATTTTTTATCTCTGGCAAATTTTCAGTAACCCTTATAAAATACTCATTTTTATAAAAATCATTATAAATTTCATAAATTTTTTCTTCTGTCAAGCTTTCCTTCCATTTTTCA
This is a stretch of genomic DNA from Leptotrichia hofstadii. It encodes these proteins:
- a CDS encoding glycoside hydrolase family 10 protein; translated protein: MKSILKKISLLAITVLTAATLNASNIIMGNNQNASKVNNQKVTRNSELRGVWVASVSNIDWPSKKGLSVEQQKREFLTILDNVKKWNMNAVFVQIKPTADAFYPSKYSPWSEYLTGTQGINPGYDPLKFMVEEAHKRGIEFHAWFNPYRLSTSSSRDRLSKDNIGRKKPEWTVSYGGQLYLNPGIPEVNDYVVDSIVEVVKNYDVDGVHMDDYFYPYKVKNQEYPDSAQYQKYGSKFASVGDWRRDNVNKLVEKLHTSIKKENKNVEFGISPFGVWRNASTDPSRGSATKAGVQNYDDLYADILLWMNKGWIDYVAPQIYWNQGHKSAEYNTLVKWWSKYAGQTQTDLYIGQAAYKVNDWQNAKELINQVNFNRNYPEVKGSIFFSYKSLLTNPKNATNSLAQGPYSNNGNQEF
- the argF gene encoding ornithine carbamoyltransferase, with the protein product MLKGRSFLKLLDFTTEELQYLLNLAKKLKEDKKNKTEEKKLTGKNIALIFEKTSTRTRCAFEVAAYDQGANVTYIGPSTSQMNDKESIEDTAKVLGRFYDGIEYRGYGQNLVEALAKHSGVPVWNGLTTEFHPTQVLADFLTILEKKGTLKGIKFAYLGDGKNNMASSLMIGAAKFGMDFTIAAPKEYFPDKELAEAALKLAEENGGRVSFTDDRIGGVKDADVIYTDVWVSMGESYDVWDERINRLSYYQVNSELVKHAKEDYLFMHCLPAFHDLNTKVAQEIEKKYGIKEMEVTDEVFRSKNSVVFDEAENRMHTIKAVMVATLGEE
- a CDS encoding aspartate aminotransferase family protein, whose amino-acid sequence is MLLNVYNRYNKIFEKGKGTYIYDNEGNEYLDFVSGISVNCLGHASPVIINALTEQSKKLIHISNLYYSEPQLELAKKLTQNSAMEKVFFTNSGTEAIELAIKIARKYGNNLSYDENGNKIIDKTEIIYMKNSFHGRSTGALAVTGQPKYQKPFEPLISNVAQCNFNDVKDLKAKVSEKTAAIILEPIQGESGLESATPQFMQAIKELSEKYNALVIFDEIQCGMGRTGKLFAYENFEIIPDIVTVAKSLGGGVPIGASLTKGKANDVLEPGDHGSTYGGNPLVCAVANAVLHELIDNKLVEKDVVEKGKYSLKKLEELKGKYNFIEEIRGKGLLLGIKFDESRVLGKDVVLKALESGLLLVGAGNNVVRFFPPFNVRKEEIDEAILILDKVLKTI
- the argB gene encoding acetylglutamate kinase, whose translation is MISNLDKAKILVKALPFIKKYHNKTIVIKYGGSAMVNPAAREQFIQDIVLMKYVGINPVIVHGGGPEINEMLQKIGKESKFIDGNRVTDEETVEIVEMVLSGKVNKGIVADINKYGGKAAGLSGKDGNMVFVEKKFAEVDGEKIDIGFVGEIKEINTEVIKLLEPNDVIPVISSIGVDKNGQTYNINADYVAGAIAGKLQADRLVFLTDVDGILLDYNNKQTLIDEIDVKKVNDLIEREIISGGMLPKVTTCLDAIENGVENVVILNGKLEHSLLLELFTEEGAGTLIKK
- the argJ gene encoding bifunctional glutamate N-acetyltransferase/amino-acid acetyltransferase ArgJ, whose product is MKIIKDGTITNVKGIKAAGISAQLKKSGKKDLALIYSGKKAVSAAVFTKNLVKAAPIILNMENIKNGNTQAIIVNSGNANSCTGETGLENAKKMTEFAANELGLKKEEILVQSTGIIGVQLDMKKIETGISKICKEISKDGGNDAAAAIMTTDTFTKQICAEIEIDGKTVTVAGMAKGSGMIHPNMATMLAFTVTDVNIEKSLLQKIFSEITDSTFNMISVDGDTSTNDMACVIANGASENKKIVDENSEGYSKFKEALYFVNQELAKLIAKDGEGATKLIEVTVTGAKSKKDAQKVAKSVITSSLFKAAVFGEDPNWGRILCAVGYSEAELIVDKINIFLGNDTNALQKGVQVAKNGMGIEFDNEKAVKILKNEKVEILIELNDGEFSSTAWGCDLSYDYVKINAEYHT